A part of Miscanthus floridulus cultivar M001 chromosome 6, ASM1932011v1, whole genome shotgun sequence genomic DNA contains:
- the LOC136458868 gene encoding branchpoint-bridging protein-like, translating into MLLRITCAQPAPSAAAQLRLPGRARPAPRLRRRCVAASASDGAGTPSSPLHCNPLADLLGPDVEPSGSRSQSTTPITGKGKLRSWVGPNGQYYRELPCPSCRGRGYTPCKECGIDRSSLDCPMCNGKGIRMCLQCSGECVIWQESVDEQPWEKVRSSSPLKVKEDDEVDKLEININNPKRSKRTYASPSPEVAMKISRSLRSLNAQTGLFTKHMKLIHQDPELRAQRVAAIKRTKGTAAARKRASEIQKAFFSDPENRLKRSIAMKGVKFYCSKCGQEGHRSFYCPTVRKGSTRLQFRCRLCGGEGHNSRTCGKPKSEKEHQQRPRHCSRCSEMGHNRRNCPSSTDVGIGASGYVVNKVNSSNSAVYSCSLCLEKGHNRRTCPKRKATSVK; encoded by the exons ATGCTACTACGGATAACGTGCGCCCAACCCGCGCCTTCCGCGGCGGCCCAGTTGAGGCTGCCTGGGCGTGCGCGGCCAGCGCCGCGTTTACGCCGACGCTGCGTCGCTGCTTCTGCGTCGGACGGCGCCGGCACTCCAAGCTCTCCG CTCCACTGCAACCCTTTGGCCGACCTCCTGGGTCCGGACGTCGAACCCAGCGGTTCACGCTCACA GAGTACAACTCCAATTACAGGGAAGGGAAAACTGAGGTCTTGGGTCGGTCCAAATGGGCAGTACTACCGTGAGCTGCCGTGCCCCAGCTGTAGGGGTAGAGGTTACACTCCATGCAAGGAGTGCGGAATAGATAGATCAAGTTTGGACTGCCCTATGTGCAATGGCAAG GGGATTCGAATGTGTCTACAATGTAGTGGAGAGTGTGTGATATGGCAGGAATCTGTTGATGAACAGCCATGGGAGAAAGTTCGGTCAAG TTCTCCTTTGAAAGTAAAAGAAGATGACGAAGTTGACAAGTTAGAGATAAATATCAACAACCCCAAAAGATCAAAGCGTACTTATGCATCACCTTCACCGGAAGTTGCCATGAAGATTAGCCGATCTTTAAGA AGTCTAAATGCTCAAACAGGATTGTTTACTAAGCACATGAAGCTTATACACCAAGACCCCGAATTGCGTGCTCAAAGAGTTGCTGCAATCAAG AGAACAAAAGGTACTGCTGCTGCAAGAAAGCGTGCTTCTGAAATTCAAAAGGCATTCTTCAGTGATCCTGAGAACCGGCTCAAGAGAAGCATTGCCATGAAAG GGGTGAAATTTTACTGCAGcaaatgtggacaagaaggacaTAGAAGCTTTTATTGCCCTACAGTGAGGAAAGGTTCAACCAGGCTGCAGTTCAGGTGCCGGTTGTGTGGCGGAGAAGGGCATAATAGTCGGACATGTGGAAAACCAAAGTCCGAGAAAGAGCACCAACAACGTCCTCGGCACTGCAGCCGATGCAGTGAAATGGGACACAACCGGCGTAACTGCCCCTCATCCACTGATGTGGGCATTGGTGCTTCAGGCTATGTGGTTAACAAAGTTAATAGTTCTAACTCAGCTGTTTATTCGTGTAGTCTCTGCTTAGAAAAGGGGCATAACAGACGAACATGCCCAAAAAGAAAGGCTACCTCAGTAAAATGA